A window of Haliscomenobacter hydrossis DSM 1100 contains these coding sequences:
- a CDS encoding outer membrane beta-barrel family protein, protein MKKLSTFLPLFIALLWTVTASGQQTPSPSGNRPPMPTNDAPALNSAPQGNNKITGIVMDSLSKQPVEFATIALYPKNSPTPIDGTTTDEKGKFSLTGIAGGDYRLTISFIGYRDKTINDLRLTKNDDKNIGTISLAQSISTLNEVEIVGTTALIEEKVDRTVYNAEKDITTKGGDASDVLRRVPMLSVDLDGNVSLRGSSNVRVLINNKPSTIMAASVADAIKQIPADMIKTVEVITSPSARYDAEGSGGIINIVTKKNTLQGLTMNVDLGTGNRGSNLGVNGSYRKGKMGFNLGGHGRLFYNPALSSFDQNTITPTASIRTLQEVESFDRGGFGSYNLAWDWDVAKNQNLSASARFGARNRGSEQDMNISLFQDQLLKSSSFRQVDSRDNSASMDFNLDYLRTYKPQREWSISSQYSRNDLTNNFDSDLFTADELTILNSQRNINNNLNQEVTLQSDYQTPIGQRQLVEVGGKAIARMVNSDYSYFLSEGNSGVYNVDLSRPAGALDYQQNVAAGYLSYTLQTKNKYTFKLGGRYEYTSIDAQTDENGQIDLPAYSNFVPSINVSKNLKSGFIVKAGYNQRIQRPGLQQLNPNFNAANPQNITVGNPGLSPELTNSFEMSLSGNIKKTYMNFSVFRRITDNAISQISLPSDTLAGAVITTYQNVGIQRAWGTNLFGNFQITPKWSINGGLDIVYAFMEGLTRDVNGLSVTVNNSGVNLNGRLSTQITLPKGWGIQGFSFMRGSQVQLQGRQAGFGMYSLGIRKDFKNKKGSIGFGAENFLTKGIRMKTELSSPTFNQLIDIQRLNRGFRVNFNYRIGKMSFDAPKKKAKSVENDDLKSGGDDNNGGGGQGGGNNRGNNTRQK, encoded by the coding sequence ATGAAAAAGTTAAGCACATTTTTACCACTGTTTATCGCCCTACTTTGGACAGTGACGGCCTCCGGCCAACAAACACCTTCTCCTAGTGGCAACCGCCCTCCAATGCCTACCAACGATGCGCCCGCATTAAACAGCGCACCCCAAGGCAACAACAAGATCACTGGTATTGTGATGGATTCATTAAGCAAACAACCCGTAGAATTTGCTACGATAGCTTTATATCCTAAAAATTCTCCAACTCCTATTGACGGCACAACCACTGACGAAAAAGGAAAATTCAGCCTTACGGGTATCGCCGGAGGTGATTATCGTTTGACGATCTCCTTTATCGGTTATCGCGACAAGACCATCAACGACTTGCGTCTGACCAAAAATGATGACAAAAACATCGGCACCATCAGCCTCGCCCAAAGCATCAGTACCTTGAATGAAGTGGAAATTGTAGGAACAACCGCGCTGATTGAAGAAAAAGTAGACCGCACGGTGTACAATGCGGAAAAAGACATCACCACAAAAGGTGGCGATGCCTCAGATGTACTGCGTAGGGTTCCTATGCTCTCGGTAGATTTGGATGGCAATGTATCCCTCCGCGGTAGCTCAAACGTTCGGGTCTTGATCAACAACAAACCTTCCACCATCATGGCGGCGAGTGTTGCCGATGCGATCAAGCAGATTCCCGCAGATATGATCAAAACCGTAGAAGTCATCACTTCACCTTCCGCTCGTTATGATGCAGAAGGTTCAGGCGGCATCATCAATATCGTAACAAAGAAAAATACGCTGCAAGGTCTTACCATGAATGTTGACCTCGGTACAGGTAACCGGGGCTCAAACCTGGGTGTGAACGGCAGCTATAGAAAAGGTAAAATGGGCTTTAACTTGGGAGGGCACGGTCGTTTGTTCTACAATCCGGCCCTCTCATCATTTGATCAAAACACCATCACCCCTACTGCTTCTATACGTACCCTCCAGGAAGTTGAGTCCTTTGACCGTGGCGGATTTGGCAGTTACAATTTGGCATGGGATTGGGATGTGGCAAAAAACCAAAACTTATCTGCCAGCGCCCGTTTTGGTGCACGCAACCGGGGTAGTGAGCAAGACATGAACATCTCTTTATTTCAGGATCAACTGCTCAAGTCAAGTTCATTCCGCCAGGTTGATAGCCGGGACAATTCCGCCTCAATGGATTTCAACCTCGATTACCTGCGTACCTACAAGCCACAACGCGAATGGAGTATTTCTTCGCAATACAGCCGCAATGATTTGACCAACAACTTTGATTCAGACCTGTTTACGGCTGATGAATTAACAATACTCAACAGCCAGCGCAACATCAACAACAACCTGAATCAGGAAGTTACCCTGCAAAGCGATTACCAAACCCCCATTGGCCAACGCCAATTGGTGGAAGTAGGAGGTAAGGCTATTGCACGCATGGTAAACAGCGATTACAGCTACTTCTTGTCTGAAGGAAATTCTGGGGTGTACAATGTAGATTTGAGCCGCCCGGCAGGAGCACTGGATTATCAACAAAATGTCGCTGCGGGTTACCTTTCCTATACACTACAAACCAAAAACAAATACACGTTTAAACTTGGTGGTCGGTACGAGTACACTTCGATTGATGCCCAAACTGACGAAAATGGACAGATTGATCTGCCTGCATACAGCAACTTTGTACCGAGTATAAATGTGTCTAAAAACCTGAAAAGTGGCTTCATCGTAAAAGCTGGCTACAACCAGCGTATCCAAAGACCTGGTTTGCAGCAGTTGAACCCAAACTTCAACGCCGCCAACCCACAAAACATTACGGTGGGTAACCCTGGCCTGAGCCCTGAATTGACCAACAGCTTTGAGATGAGCTTGAGTGGCAACATCAAGAAGACCTACATGAACTTTTCAGTCTTCCGCCGCATCACCGACAATGCCATTTCTCAAATCAGTTTACCTTCGGATACTTTGGCTGGAGCAGTCATTACGACTTACCAAAACGTAGGTATTCAAAGAGCCTGGGGAACCAACTTATTTGGCAATTTCCAGATTACCCCCAAGTGGAGCATCAATGGTGGACTTGATATCGTCTACGCCTTCATGGAAGGTTTAACCAGAGACGTAAATGGTCTATCCGTTACCGTCAACAACAGCGGAGTGAACCTCAACGGTCGTTTATCTACTCAAATTACCCTCCCTAAAGGTTGGGGTATCCAGGGATTCAGCTTCATGCGTGGTTCACAGGTACAATTACAAGGCCGTCAAGCTGGTTTTGGCATGTACTCTTTGGGCATCCGCAAAGATTTCAAAAACAAAAAAGGCAGCATTGGTTTCGGTGCAGAAAACTTCCTGACCAAAGGGATTCGTATGAAAACCGAACTGAGCTCACCTACCTTTAACCAATTGATCGATATCCAACGTTTGAATAGAGGTTTCCGGGTGAATTTCAACTACCGCATTGGAAAAATGAGTTTCGATGCTCCGAAGAAAAAAGCCAAGTCGGTTGAAAACGACGACTTGAAGAGTGGTGGTGACGACAACAATGGCGGTGGTGGCCAAGGCGGTGGTAACAACCGTGGCAACAACACCCGCCAGAAGTAA
- a CDS encoding YceI family protein: MKHLTFLLLCAAFMGLAFTNPASNAVVVYKVDTNTSTVKWTAAKVTGKHFGKVPIKVGTLEMNKSKLVGASFEVNMAALTVEDGGGNERLRGHLTNDDFFATDKHPTASFKATKVTAKDKVGNYTVVGNMVIKNLTKSITFDANIKSEGGKVMGTAVIKLDRTDYDIKFRSGKFFPDLGDKLIYDEFELEVSLVAAK, encoded by the coding sequence ATGAAGCATCTGACTTTTCTCCTACTCTGCGCGGCCTTCATGGGCCTGGCTTTTACAAATCCAGCCAGTAATGCGGTGGTCGTTTACAAAGTTGATACCAACACCAGTACCGTAAAGTGGACTGCGGCAAAAGTTACGGGTAAACATTTCGGCAAAGTTCCTATCAAGGTAGGTACATTGGAAATGAACAAAAGTAAATTGGTAGGAGCTAGCTTTGAAGTGAATATGGCTGCACTAACCGTAGAAGATGGTGGGGGCAACGAACGTCTACGCGGACACCTTACGAATGACGATTTCTTTGCAACGGACAAGCACCCAACTGCAAGCTTTAAAGCAACCAAAGTTACTGCAAAAGATAAAGTTGGTAATTACACCGTTGTAGGCAATATGGTGATCAAAAACCTGACCAAATCCATTACTTTTGATGCCAATATCAAATCAGAAGGTGGCAAAGTAATGGGTACGGCTGTCATCAAATTGGACCGTACCGACTACGACATCAAATTCCGTTCCGGCAAATTCTTCCCTGATCTGGGCGACAAGCTGATCTACGATGAGTTTGAGTTGGAAGTTAGCCTCGTAGCGGCTAAATAA
- a CDS encoding thymidine kinase: MFLEPHFKGHRSGWIEVICGSMFSGKTEELIRRLRRAKIANQQVEIFKPKVDTRYDESKVVSHDANSIPSTPIEHSDQLLALSERVSVVGIDEAQFFDLDLPRNCEKLAMRGIRVIVAGLDMDFRGAPFGPVPSLLAIAEYITKVHAICPHCGNLATHSYRLSEEEATVVLGEKNVYEPRCRTCYHLGKVI, translated from the coding sequence ATGTTTCTTGAGCCACATTTTAAAGGACACCGCAGCGGCTGGATTGAAGTCATTTGCGGTTCGATGTTTTCTGGAAAAACCGAAGAGCTGATTCGCCGATTGCGGCGGGCCAAGATTGCCAATCAGCAGGTTGAAATCTTCAAGCCTAAAGTCGATACACGTTACGATGAGTCTAAAGTGGTCTCACACGATGCCAATTCAATTCCCTCCACGCCAATTGAACATTCGGATCAATTGTTGGCACTTTCCGAACGGGTCAGTGTGGTGGGTATCGATGAAGCGCAATTTTTTGACCTGGATTTGCCGCGAAATTGTGAAAAACTGGCCATGCGGGGCATTCGGGTGATTGTGGCTGGATTGGATATGGATTTTCGTGGCGCTCCATTTGGGCCTGTGCCCAGCCTATTGGCGATTGCAGAATACATTACTAAAGTACATGCGATTTGTCCGCATTGTGGCAATCTGGCCACCCATTCTTATCGCTTATCAGAGGAAGAAGCCACTGTCGTGTTGGGAGAGAAAAATGTGTATGAACCGAGGTGTAGGACTTGCTACCACTTGGGGAAGGTGATATAA
- a CDS encoding M20/M25/M40 family metallo-hydrolase — translation MKKLSLLLLLAVATSLSLIGQDAPNPTLNTAIRKHGLEKSKVMDIASWMCDVYGPRLTGSPMLDKATDWAQKTLKDWGMSNVHLEAWGPFGRGWEFTHFAMHATAPNYFPIIAYPKAWSPATKGVLSGEVIYLQADDEEDLKKLKGKLKGKFVLLDTIRTLKEWMDAPAKRYTSEDLLDMANAAAPGRRPDRDFNRLGGLSFNQKLFKFIMEEEPLAVLDRGFKGDLGTVFVTGARAEEGRVQDPKAKVIPQATLSVEHYNRIFRMMQKGIPVTLSMELKANYTNPDGMEHNIIAEIPGTDLKDEVVMLGAHFDSWHTGTGATDNGAGSSVMMEAARIILETIKETGIKPRRTIRLALWTGEEQGLLGSRGYVKEHFANTSPEGTIQSIKEAEQSKISGYFNLDNGTGKIRGVYLQGNAGVSPVFRAWLDPFKDLGAATLTLQNTGGTDHQAFDAAGIPGFQFIQEPIAYSTRTHHSNMDNWDHLVEDDLKQASTIIASFVLHTAMRDEKLPRKATELKAGSN, via the coding sequence ATGAAGAAGCTCTCCTTATTGTTGTTGTTGGCTGTGGCAACAAGCCTATCCTTAATTGGCCAAGATGCCCCCAACCCTACGCTCAATACCGCCATCCGCAAACATGGCCTTGAAAAAAGCAAGGTCATGGACATTGCTTCCTGGATGTGTGACGTCTATGGCCCCCGTTTGACGGGATCACCCATGCTGGACAAAGCCACAGACTGGGCCCAAAAAACCCTTAAAGATTGGGGCATGAGCAATGTGCACCTCGAAGCCTGGGGGCCTTTTGGACGCGGCTGGGAGTTTACGCACTTCGCCATGCATGCTACCGCACCCAATTATTTCCCCATTATTGCCTATCCTAAAGCCTGGTCACCAGCTACCAAAGGGGTGCTTAGTGGTGAAGTAATTTACCTGCAAGCCGATGATGAAGAAGACCTGAAAAAATTAAAGGGCAAGCTGAAAGGCAAGTTCGTATTACTCGATACCATCCGCACCCTAAAAGAGTGGATGGACGCACCAGCGAAACGTTATACTTCCGAAGATTTGTTGGATATGGCCAATGCCGCTGCACCAGGCCGCCGCCCTGATCGCGATTTCAACCGCCTGGGAGGTTTGTCTTTTAACCAAAAACTCTTCAAATTCATCATGGAAGAAGAGCCTTTGGCCGTGTTGGATCGTGGGTTTAAAGGTGACCTGGGTACCGTTTTTGTTACCGGAGCGCGGGCAGAAGAAGGTCGGGTTCAGGACCCCAAAGCCAAGGTTATTCCTCAGGCGACGCTTTCGGTAGAGCATTACAACCGCATTTTCCGCATGATGCAAAAGGGCATCCCCGTGACGCTATCGATGGAACTCAAAGCAAACTACACCAACCCTGACGGGATGGAACACAACATCATCGCCGAAATCCCGGGAACCGACCTCAAGGATGAAGTCGTCATGTTGGGCGCACACTTCGACTCCTGGCACACGGGAACTGGAGCTACCGACAATGGTGCTGGTTCGTCCGTCATGATGGAAGCCGCACGCATCATCCTGGAAACCATCAAAGAAACAGGCATCAAACCACGCCGCACCATTCGTCTGGCCTTGTGGACGGGTGAAGAACAAGGTCTGTTGGGCTCACGTGGCTACGTCAAAGAGCATTTTGCCAATACCAGCCCCGAAGGAACCATTCAAAGCATCAAAGAAGCGGAACAAAGCAAAATATCGGGCTATTTCAATCTGGACAATGGCACTGGAAAAATACGTGGCGTCTATCTTCAAGGCAATGCTGGGGTTTCACCGGTTTTCCGCGCCTGGTTGGATCCCTTCAAAGACCTGGGTGCCGCTACCCTAACCCTGCAAAATACCGGAGGTACCGACCACCAGGCCTTTGATGCAGCGGGAATCCCGGGATTCCAGTTCATCCAGGAACCAATTGCCTACTCTACCCGCACCCACCACTCCAACATGGACAACTGGGATCACCTGGTGGAAGACGACCTCAAACAAGCTTCTACCATCATTGCTTCGTTTGTGTTGCATACCGCCATGCGGGATGAAAAATTGCCACGCAAAGCCACGGAGTTGAAGGCTGGAAGTAATTAA
- a CDS encoding exodeoxyribonuclease III, whose amino-acid sequence MSLKLVSYNVNGIRSALNKGWAEWVREHQFDIICLQETKASPEQVDLSPIADLGYHAYWHSAQKKGYSSVATFSKREPDQVIAGCGMAKYDDEGRILRSDFGDLTILNCYFPSGTTGDVRQEFKMVFLEDFFKWAHELQKERPKLIVLGDYNIAHTERDIHDPRGNKNSSGFLPEEREWLSKWFNSGFTDAFRFLNPDKVEYSWWSFRAGARKNNKGWRIDYQSVSDNLRDNLRSARQMNEAEHSDHCPVLVELDV is encoded by the coding sequence ATGTCTCTAAAACTCGTCTCGTACAACGTCAACGGCATCCGCTCTGCCCTCAACAAAGGCTGGGCTGAATGGGTGCGCGAACACCAATTCGACATCATCTGCTTGCAGGAAACCAAAGCCAGCCCTGAGCAGGTCGATTTATCCCCCATTGCAGATTTGGGTTATCATGCCTACTGGCATTCTGCCCAAAAGAAGGGCTACAGTAGCGTGGCGACTTTCAGCAAGCGCGAGCCTGATCAGGTAATTGCGGGCTGTGGAATGGCCAAATACGACGATGAAGGCCGCATTTTGCGCAGTGATTTTGGTGACCTCACGATTCTCAATTGTTATTTTCCTTCCGGTACAACCGGAGATGTGCGCCAGGAATTCAAAATGGTCTTTTTGGAGGATTTTTTCAAGTGGGCGCATGAACTGCAAAAAGAACGCCCGAAGTTGATCGTTCTGGGTGATTATAACATTGCGCATACCGAACGCGACATTCACGATCCCCGAGGAAATAAAAACTCTTCCGGGTTCTTGCCAGAGGAACGCGAGTGGTTGAGCAAATGGTTCAACAGTGGCTTCACCGATGCCTTCCGCTTCCTGAATCCCGATAAAGTGGAATACAGTTGGTGGAGTTTCCGTGCTGGTGCCCGCAAAAACAACAAGGGTTGGCGGATCGATTACCAATCGGTCAGCGACAATCTGCGCGACAATCTGCGCTCGGCCCGCCAAATGAACGAAGCCGAACATTCTGATCACTGTCCGGTGTTGGTGGAATTAGACGTTTGA
- a CDS encoding ferredoxin--NADP reductase, protein MPTWYDANVINIQSESPTTRRFWVEIPAVEAFNFKAGQFVTMDLPIGDKRLQRWRSYSIASAPAESNQLEFCIVRLDGGKATEYLFDDIAVGSTLRFKGPDGGFVLPEVIDHDMVMVCTGTGVAPFRSMLQHIYTHNIPHRKLHLIFGTRQAEGVLYQEEFVALQKHLPNFRYSVALSREQNLDPAQFPFEVQAGHVHSFYLNEYAIPRSDVKFYLCGWQNMVDEAVLNLYDKLGYDKRQIITELYG, encoded by the coding sequence ATGCCAACCTGGTACGACGCCAACGTCATCAACATACAGTCCGAAAGCCCCACTACCCGCCGCTTTTGGGTGGAAATACCCGCTGTGGAAGCCTTCAATTTCAAAGCCGGGCAGTTTGTAACGATGGATTTACCCATCGGAGACAAACGGCTACAGCGCTGGCGCAGCTATTCCATTGCCAGTGCGCCTGCGGAGAGTAATCAATTGGAGTTCTGTATCGTACGCCTCGATGGAGGTAAAGCTACCGAGTACCTGTTCGACGACATCGCGGTCGGCTCTACGTTGCGCTTTAAAGGCCCTGATGGTGGATTTGTATTGCCAGAGGTCATCGATCACGACATGGTGATGGTGTGCACAGGCACGGGAGTTGCGCCCTTTCGGAGCATGTTGCAACACATTTACACGCACAACATCCCTCACCGTAAGCTCCACCTGATTTTTGGTACCCGTCAGGCCGAAGGCGTTCTTTACCAAGAGGAATTTGTTGCGCTGCAAAAACACTTGCCAAACTTTCGCTATTCGGTAGCCCTTTCGCGTGAGCAAAACCTCGATCCTGCTCAGTTCCCCTTTGAAGTCCAGGCAGGGCATGTCCATTCTTTTTACCTAAATGAATACGCCATACCACGTTCCGATGTAAAATTTTATCTTTGCGGCTGGCAAAATATGGTGGATGAAGCGGTACTCAACCTCTATGATAAATTGGGATACGACAAGCGCCAGATCATCACCGAATTGTATGGTTAA
- a CDS encoding GYDIA family GHMP kinase has product MSQFIGKSYQAQGKLLLTGEYFVLDGALALALPTHMGQKFSISAGLADRLSWQSYDVDGSRWFSAAYDLPGLVILEYSEMAPAQRLQQVIRQAFLRSNFALDELAGCTITTQLGFSRHWGLGTSSTLISFLADLTAVNPYTLLEETFGGSGYDLACAQASGPILYQNKTAQKVVFQPPFANQLYFVYLGKKQNSREGIQHYRALGKIPADAIEQASELTLEFVACATLEAFESCIQRHENLVASTLDLTRAQELWFADYWGQVKSLGAWGGDFVLVTSNREEQETKNYFQNKGFEVVLRYQEMVL; this is encoded by the coding sequence ATGTCCCAATTCATCGGCAAAAGTTACCAAGCTCAAGGGAAATTATTGCTTACTGGCGAATACTTCGTGCTGGATGGCGCCCTGGCTTTGGCCTTGCCCACGCACATGGGACAAAAATTCTCCATCAGTGCAGGTCTTGCCGATCGATTGAGTTGGCAGAGCTACGATGTGGATGGAAGCAGGTGGTTTAGCGCAGCATATGACCTTCCCGGTTTAGTCATTCTGGAATATAGTGAAATGGCGCCGGCGCAACGTTTACAACAAGTTATCCGGCAAGCTTTTTTGCGCTCTAATTTCGCTTTGGATGAATTAGCTGGCTGCACCATCACTACCCAACTGGGTTTTTCCAGGCATTGGGGTTTGGGTACCAGCTCAACCTTGATCAGCTTTTTGGCGGATTTGACCGCAGTGAATCCTTATACATTGCTGGAGGAAACTTTCGGTGGTTCGGGTTATGATCTGGCTTGTGCTCAGGCTTCGGGGCCGATTTTGTACCAAAACAAAACGGCGCAAAAAGTCGTTTTTCAGCCTCCCTTTGCCAATCAACTTTATTTTGTGTATTTGGGAAAAAAACAAAACAGTCGGGAGGGCATTCAACATTATCGGGCTTTGGGGAAAATACCAGCTGATGCCATTGAGCAGGCCAGTGAATTGACATTGGAGTTCGTCGCCTGTGCCACACTGGAAGCTTTTGAGTCCTGTATCCAAAGGCATGAAAACCTGGTTGCAAGTACCTTGGATTTAACTCGTGCACAAGAATTGTGGTTTGCCGATTATTGGGGACAGGTCAAATCCCTGGGAGCCTGGGGAGGTGATTTTGTGTTGGTCACCAGCAATAGGGAAGAGCAGGAAACCAAAAATTATTTTCAAAATAAAGGATTTGAGGTGGTGCTGAGGTATCAGGAAATGGTGTTATAA
- a CDS encoding hydroxymethylglutaryl-CoA reductase: MQEKSISGLHKLSKEEKMHWLAVHYTTAPEETLEVLRSFWHEDEELQRVMDGFSENTLSNYFFPYGIAPNFLIDGRLYAVPMVIEESSVVAAAASASKYWLSKGGFKTTVLGTTKLGQLHFSWSGDAAKLQKLMPELRHQLLEDVQPITTNMEKRGGGVLSIELLDMGELEPHYFQLRVSFETCDSMGANFINSVLEEFGRSLQLFMSSHPAMHAHEREVEIIMAILSNYTPDCIVRAEVSCPVEALDDACINLDGSGFAEKFAKAVRIAEIDPYRAATHNKGIYNGVDAVVIATGNDFRATEACGHTYATRDGQYRSLSHCRVEEGVFTFWLDLPIALGTVGGLTKLHPLAHLSLDILGQPSAPELMSIIAATGLAQNFAAVRSLVTTGIQKGHMKMHLMNILNHLGGDTSDCLAAELYFQDRVVSFSAVREFLDRREEEKQKAPAKAI; the protein is encoded by the coding sequence ATGCAGGAAAAATCAATATCGGGACTTCACAAGCTCAGCAAGGAAGAAAAAATGCACTGGTTGGCCGTGCATTATACTACGGCGCCAGAGGAAACACTTGAAGTGCTGCGCAGTTTTTGGCACGAAGACGAGGAATTGCAGCGGGTGATGGACGGTTTTAGCGAAAACACGCTGAGCAACTATTTTTTCCCTTACGGCATTGCCCCCAATTTTTTAATTGACGGGCGTTTGTACGCTGTTCCAATGGTGATCGAAGAAAGTTCGGTCGTAGCCGCCGCCGCTAGTGCCAGCAAATATTGGCTCAGCAAAGGAGGTTTCAAAACAACGGTACTGGGAACCACCAAATTGGGACAACTGCATTTCAGTTGGTCCGGAGATGCAGCAAAACTGCAAAAGCTGATGCCCGAGCTACGCCATCAACTCCTAGAAGATGTTCAACCCATCACCACCAATATGGAAAAACGGGGTGGAGGTGTACTTTCCATTGAGCTACTGGATATGGGTGAACTGGAACCCCATTATTTTCAACTGCGGGTGAGCTTCGAGACCTGTGATTCGATGGGGGCCAACTTCATCAATTCGGTTTTGGAGGAGTTTGGCCGCAGTTTGCAACTTTTCATGAGCAGCCACCCGGCCATGCATGCTCACGAGCGTGAAGTGGAGATCATTATGGCCATTCTTTCCAATTATACCCCGGATTGTATTGTTCGTGCCGAGGTGAGTTGCCCGGTGGAGGCGCTGGACGATGCCTGTATCAATCTGGATGGCTCAGGGTTTGCCGAAAAATTTGCCAAAGCTGTACGCATTGCCGAAATCGACCCCTACCGCGCCGCAACGCACAACAAAGGAATTTACAACGGGGTAGACGCGGTGGTGATTGCGACTGGCAACGATTTTCGGGCCACCGAGGCTTGTGGGCATACCTACGCAACCCGCGACGGGCAATACCGTAGCCTGAGCCATTGTCGTGTTGAAGAGGGCGTTTTTACCTTTTGGCTTGATTTACCCATTGCGCTGGGTACGGTAGGTGGTTTGACCAAATTGCACCCCCTGGCGCATTTGTCACTCGATATTTTAGGACAGCCTTCGGCACCAGAGTTGATGTCCATCATAGCAGCGACTGGCCTGGCCCAGAACTTTGCGGCGGTTCGCTCTCTGGTGACTACAGGCATTCAAAAAGGGCACATGAAAATGCACTTGATGAACATCCTCAACCACCTGGGCGGAGATACCAGCGATTGTCTGGCAGCGGAGCTGTACTTTCAGGATCGGGTCGTGTCTTTTTCGGCAGTACGCGAATTTTTGGATCGACGCGAGGAAGAAAAACAAAAAGCTCCGGCAAAAGCAATTTAA
- a CDS encoding type 2 isopentenyl-diphosphate Delta-isomerase, translating into MKEPNKAIVDTQPNEDPTAEERKRDHIQLAFNAQVLQAELDARFYYEPLLSGHPVAGSWPCFPFLGHTFRAPLWVSSMTGGTAMARTINHNLARACGEFGMGMGLGSCRALLYSDEVLADFAVKPLMGKQPLFANLGIAQLEQLIARRELYRINMMLEKLEADGLIIHVNPLQEWLQPEGDRFVHPPLQTIETILAQVDVPLIVKEVGQGMGKESLRALLQLPLAAIDFAAGGGTNFAKLELLRDSEAKQLIYGHLTQVGHSAVEMVGFVNQLLLELGDKVRCPAVIASGGVQNFLDGYYLVHKLQLPAVYGQASGFLKHAQGDYESLRTYVAAQIEGLELAQAFLKVR; encoded by the coding sequence ATGAAGGAGCCAAACAAAGCCATCGTTGATACCCAACCAAATGAGGATCCCACTGCGGAAGAACGCAAACGAGACCACATTCAACTCGCTTTTAACGCGCAAGTGTTGCAAGCAGAACTGGATGCGCGTTTTTATTACGAACCCTTGCTCAGTGGACACCCTGTGGCGGGTTCCTGGCCGTGCTTTCCCTTTTTAGGTCATACTTTTCGGGCTCCCTTGTGGGTTTCCAGTATGACCGGAGGTACGGCCATGGCGCGCACCATCAACCACAACCTGGCCCGCGCCTGCGGAGAGTTTGGGATGGGGATGGGCCTGGGGTCATGTCGCGCTTTATTGTACAGTGATGAGGTATTGGCTGATTTTGCCGTAAAACCCTTGATGGGGAAGCAACCCCTGTTTGCCAATTTGGGCATTGCCCAACTGGAGCAACTCATCGCACGCCGAGAGTTGTACCGCATCAATATGATGCTGGAGAAACTGGAGGCGGATGGCTTGATCATCCACGTTAATCCCTTGCAAGAATGGCTGCAACCGGAAGGAGATCGCTTTGTACATCCACCACTCCAAACCATTGAGACCATTTTGGCTCAGGTTGACGTACCTCTTATTGTGAAAGAAGTGGGGCAAGGGATGGGCAAAGAAAGCCTGCGGGCATTGTTGCAACTTCCATTGGCCGCAATAGATTTTGCTGCGGGTGGAGGAACCAATTTTGCCAAATTGGAATTGCTGCGCGACTCTGAAGCCAAACAATTGATTTATGGCCATTTGACTCAGGTAGGTCACAGTGCGGTTGAAATGGTCGGTTTTGTCAATCAATTGTTGCTGGAGTTGGGTGATAAAGTACGTTGCCCGGCGGTGATCGCCTCGGGAGGAGTACAAAATTTTCTGGATGGTTATTACCTGGTCCATAAACTGCAGTTGCCGGCTGTATATGGTCAGGCATCGGGATTTCTCAAACATGCCCAAGGAGACTATGAGTCCTTGCGTACATACGTCGCTGCTCAAATCGAGGGTTTGGAGCTGGCACAAGCATTTTTAAAGGTCAGATAG